Proteins encoded within one genomic window of Neoarius graeffei isolate fNeoGra1 chromosome 18, fNeoGra1.pri, whole genome shotgun sequence:
- the LOC132865833 gene encoding microfibril-associated glycoprotein 4-like, translating into MDKNRRTVFLKLLEETKVSVSHNNMVFSVFAVFCVLPLLVGSTPISQDLFLTDCSDVYANGQTLSGVYTIYPTGKTPVQVYCDMGCAESPTEDGNWTVFQRRMDGSVNFYRPWEHYKKGFGNKYGEYWLGLENLYQLTRKRKYELKVDLQDFDGVTVYAQYSSFSIESETDGYKLHISNFINGGAGDSLATNNGQKFTTFDKDQDSHASGNCAKSYLGGFWYSQCHHANPNGIYLWGRDGTYYAIGNVWQHWKGYDYGLKYIAMKIRPVSVAQS; encoded by the exons ATGGATAAA AATCGAAGGACTGTTTTCTTGAAATTGTTAGAGGAGACTAAAGTGAGTGTAAGTCATAAT AACATGGTGTTTTCAGTGTTTGCTGTGTTCTGTGTGCTCCCCCTGCTGGTTGGAAGTACTCCTATTTCTCAGGATCTGTTTCTGACAGACTGCTCTGATGTTTACGCTAACGGACAGACACTCAGTGGCGTGTACACCATCTACCCTACGGGGAAAACACCTGTCCAGGTGTACTGTGATATGGGTTGTGCAGAAAGCCCAACAGAAGATGGGAATTGGACG GTGTTTCAGCGGAGGATGGATGGCAGTGTGAATTTCTACAGACCATGGGAACACTACAAGAAAGGGTTTGGGAACAAGTATGGAGAATATTGGCTAG GATTAGAAAATCTCTACCAACTCACACGCAAGAGGAAATACGAGCTGAAAGTGGACCTGCAGGACTTTGATGGAGTGACAGTTTATGCCCAGTATTCTTCTTTCTCAATAGAATCTGAAACTGATGGATATAAACTCCATATTAGTAATTTCATCAATGGAGGTGCAG GGGATTCTCTGGCAACAAACAATGGACAGAAATTCACCACCTTTGATAAAGACCAGGATTCACATGCAAGTGGAAACTGTGCTAAATCCTACCTTGGGGGATTTTGGTACAGTCAGTGCCACCATGCTAACCCTAATGGAATATACCTGTGGGGACGTGACGGCACCTATTATGCCATTGGAAATGTGTGGCAACATTGGAAAGGCTATGATTATGGTCTCAAGTACATCGCTATGAAGATCAGACCCGTGTCTGTTGCACAGTCATGA
- the LOC132865834 gene encoding peptidyl-prolyl cis-trans isomerase NIMA-interacting 1-like, translating to MGRVYYFNHSTNASQWERLSGVGGAAVDKVRCSHLLVKHNQSRRPSSWRQENITRTKEEAVQLIHRYIEQIKSGEEDFETLASQFSDCSSARNGGDLGLFGKGQIQKPFEDASFALKIGDMSGPVFTDSGVHIILRTG from the exons ATGG GCAGGGTGTACTACTTTAACCACAGCACGAATGCGAGTCAGTGGGAGCGGCTGAGCGGGGTTGGCGGTGCAGCGGTGGACAAGGTGCGCTGCTCTCACCTGCTGGTCAAACACAACCAATCACGCAGACCGTCGTCATGGAGACAGGAGAACATCACACGCACCAAAGAAGAAGCTGTGCAGCTCATACACA ggtataTAGAACAGATAAAGTCTGGTGAGGAAGACTTCGAGACGTTGGCATCTCAGTTCAGTGACTGCAGCTCCGCACGCAACGGAGGAGACCTTGGCCTGTTCGGCAAGg GTCAGATACAGAAGCCGTTTGAagacgcctcatttgcgctgaagatcgGAGACATGAGCGGTCCGGTGTTCACTGACTCCGGTGTTCACATCATCCTGCGTACAGGATAA